In Bacteroidota bacterium, the genomic stretch AGGTATTTCCTGCTGTAAAAAAGAAAGGAGTGGATGGATTAGAGAAAGTCAGTATATCGATACAGAATAAAAAAGATGAAGTAGAATTCTTTTTGATTCTTCAATTCGATTCTCTTGATGCTGTAAAGACCTTTGCTGGCGAGAATTATGAAATAGCATATATCCCGGAAAATGCACAACGAGTATTATTGAGATATGAAGAAACAGCTCAACATTATGAATTTATAAAGGAATTAATCCTATAAGGAATGATGCCTTTTGCGTAGATTGTGCTTAATTGAAAGCTTCTGCTTTTTTACAATGTCGCAAAGCCATTTTTTGTATTATTGAATATAATATTCAATATATCTTTTATATGTATGAAAAAAGTAATCTAAAAAGCATTGAATAACAATATCGAAAATATTCGTAAGGTAATTTCAGATTATATTGAAATAAATGAGGAAGAATGGGACGATTACTCATCAATGTTTAGAGTAAAACACCTAAATAAAAAAGAGATTATCCTTAATGAAGGAAGTATATGCAGAGATGTGTTTTTTGTTGCCCGGGGTTTGTTAAGAGTTTATTTCGTAGATAATAAGGGTGATGAAAAAACCTTT encodes the following:
- a CDS encoding antibiotic biosynthesis monooxygenase, with product MDNKSKIIRTWKGWTTIENAPIYEDMLINEVFPAVKKKGVDGLEKVSISIQNKKDEVEFFLILQFDSLDAVKTFAGENYEIAYIPENAQRVLLRYEETAQHYEFIKELIL